From a region of the Gossypium raimondii isolate GPD5lz chromosome 10, ASM2569854v1, whole genome shotgun sequence genome:
- the LOC105778004 gene encoding protein ELF4-LIKE 4: protein MEGDVFSGFSNGTQIDGKVLHTFQKSFVQVQDILDQNRLLINEINQNHESKIPNNLSRNVGLIKELNNNIRRVVDLYADLSTSYTRSMEVSSEGDSSAGTFKSDGKATSQKRIRSG, encoded by the coding sequence ATGGAAGGTGATGTGTTTTCAGGGTTCAGCAATGGGACTCAAATAGATGGGAAAGTTTTGCACACATTTCAAAAGAGTTTTGTGCAGGTACAAGACATCCTAGACCAAAACAGGCTGCTAATCAATGAGATTAACCAAAACCATGAGTCCAAAATCCCAAACAACTTGAGCCGCAATGTGGGGTTAATTAAAGAGTTGAACAACAACATTAGAAGAGTAGTTGATCTGTATGCTGATCTCTCAACGTCTTACACAAGGTCAATGGAGGTTTCATCTGAAGGTGATTCATCAGCTGGCACATTCAAATCTGATGGTAAAGCTACTAGTCAGAAGAGAATCAGATCTgggtaa